The Sphingobacterium bambusae genome includes a window with the following:
- the ileS gene encoding isoleucine--tRNA ligase, giving the protein MYKEYKQLNLPEIGKEILKRWESNNIFEKSISNRPASKPYTFYEGPPSANGMPGIHHVMARSIKDIFCRYKTLKGYQVKRKGGWDTHGLPIELAVEKTLGITKEDIGKKISVEAYNEACRKEVMKYTDVWNDLTQKMGYWVDLENPYITYQNEYIETLWYLLKELYKKGLLYKGYTIQPYSPAAGTGLSSHELNQPGTYKDVKDTTIVAEFRLDKTQVHPLISDLVESEEEDVAFIAWTTTPWTLPSNTALVVGKNIEYVKIKTFNQYTGTPVSVILAKNLIAKHFKAEGKDAPFQDFQVGAKVVPWELAGEFKGEALVGLRYHQLLPYITNEELQRDAFRVIPGDFVTTEDGTGIVHAAPTYGADDFRVSKEHGIPAILVRDENGKDVPTVDRTGRFVKEITDFAGRFVKEEYYSAEERAEKDFRPTDVLIAIKLKEENKAFDVKKYEHTYPHCWRTDKPVLYYPLDSWFIRTTAVKEQLVGLNKTINWKPEATGSGRFGNWLENLVDWNLSRSRYWGTPLPIWRSADENEEICIGSMPELKSQLRFALDSSVLSAEEKAINQEYWDKFDTDALDLHRPYVDNVVLVSENGQKMFRELDLIDVWFDSGAMPYAQWGLDHEKLERGDAYPFNEGYNEAFPADFIAEGVDQTRGWFFTLHAISTMIRGSVAFKNVVSNGLVLDKNGNKMSKRLGNGVDPFATIDQYSADATRWYMISNAAPWDNLKFNEEGLDEVRRKFFGTLYNTYAFFALYANIDNFSYSEADIAIEQRPEIDRWIISLLNSLIKEVDECYADYEPTKAARAIQNFVDEHLSNWYVRLCRRRFWKGDYSDDKISAYQTLYTCLDSIAKLMSPISPFFSDKLYLDLHAGSGRENHESVHLADFPAFHAELVDKDLEERMALAQDISSLTLSLRKKTGINVRQPLNKILVPVLNAAFQTKVEKVKELILSETNIKDISFITDTTGIVKKKIKPNFKVLGAKVGKDMKIVAAAIQALDDSQINILEQTGALELTGTAYSIKPEDVEIIAEDVAGWQVANIGKLTVALDINITAELKKEGLSRELVNRIQNLRKEKGLEVTDRIHVNVTQNPEIQDAVNNNLSYICTEILAESLDFKESVESGDTIDIDGIELKVFIVKI; this is encoded by the coding sequence ATGTATAAGGAATATAAGCAGTTAAATCTGCCTGAAATAGGGAAGGAAATATTGAAGCGTTGGGAATCGAATAACATCTTTGAAAAAAGTATATCGAATCGTCCGGCGAGTAAACCATACACATTCTACGAAGGACCACCTTCAGCGAACGGCATGCCAGGAATCCACCACGTTATGGCACGTTCCATCAAAGATATTTTCTGTCGTTACAAAACGTTGAAAGGCTATCAAGTAAAACGCAAAGGTGGCTGGGATACCCATGGGCTTCCTATTGAGCTGGCGGTAGAAAAAACCTTGGGCATAACCAAAGAAGATATTGGTAAAAAGATCTCCGTGGAAGCCTACAACGAGGCCTGCCGCAAAGAGGTCATGAAATATACCGATGTGTGGAATGATCTGACCCAAAAAATGGGCTATTGGGTTGACCTTGAAAACCCATATATCACCTATCAGAACGAATATATAGAAACGCTGTGGTACCTATTGAAAGAGCTGTACAAAAAAGGCCTTCTTTACAAAGGCTACACCATACAGCCCTATTCACCCGCTGCAGGAACCGGCTTAAGCTCGCACGAGCTTAACCAACCGGGCACCTACAAGGATGTGAAAGATACGACGATCGTCGCGGAATTCCGCTTGGATAAAACGCAGGTGCATCCCTTGATCAGCGACTTAGTCGAATCCGAGGAGGAAGACGTGGCGTTCATCGCCTGGACAACAACGCCATGGACCTTACCAAGCAACACAGCACTGGTTGTCGGCAAGAACATAGAATACGTAAAAATCAAGACATTCAACCAGTACACGGGCACCCCTGTATCAGTGATTTTGGCTAAAAACCTTATCGCTAAACACTTCAAAGCAGAAGGTAAAGATGCCCCATTTCAAGATTTTCAAGTAGGTGCTAAAGTGGTACCTTGGGAGCTGGCGGGAGAATTTAAGGGCGAAGCACTTGTTGGTTTACGTTACCATCAACTCCTTCCCTACATCACCAATGAGGAATTGCAACGCGATGCCTTTCGGGTAATACCGGGGGATTTTGTGACTACCGAAGATGGTACTGGTATTGTGCATGCTGCGCCAACCTATGGAGCGGATGACTTTCGCGTCAGCAAAGAACACGGTATCCCGGCAATTTTGGTACGTGATGAAAACGGAAAGGATGTACCAACGGTAGACCGTACCGGTAGATTCGTAAAAGAAATCACGGACTTCGCCGGCCGCTTTGTAAAAGAAGAATACTATTCGGCAGAAGAACGCGCAGAGAAAGACTTCCGCCCTACAGATGTGCTTATCGCCATCAAGCTGAAGGAAGAAAATAAGGCGTTTGATGTCAAGAAATATGAACACACCTACCCCCACTGCTGGCGTACCGACAAGCCGGTTTTATACTACCCGCTAGATAGCTGGTTCATTCGCACAACCGCCGTTAAGGAACAACTTGTAGGCCTCAACAAGACCATTAACTGGAAACCGGAAGCAACCGGATCGGGTCGCTTCGGCAACTGGTTGGAAAACTTGGTCGACTGGAACCTGTCGCGTTCTCGCTACTGGGGAACACCGCTACCGATTTGGCGATCGGCCGACGAGAACGAGGAGATATGTATCGGTTCCATGCCCGAATTAAAGAGCCAACTACGCTTTGCTTTGGATTCGTCGGTATTGAGCGCAGAAGAAAAAGCTATCAACCAAGAGTATTGGGACAAATTCGATACAGACGCATTAGATCTACACCGTCCTTATGTCGATAATGTGGTTTTAGTATCCGAAAACGGACAAAAGATGTTTCGGGAGCTAGACCTGATTGATGTTTGGTTTGATTCTGGTGCTATGCCTTATGCACAATGGGGGTTGGATCATGAGAAGCTCGAACGTGGCGACGCCTATCCGTTCAACGAGGGTTATAACGAAGCTTTCCCAGCTGATTTCATCGCTGAGGGAGTTGATCAGACACGCGGCTGGTTCTTTACGTTGCATGCGATTTCCACCATGATCCGTGGATCAGTAGCATTCAAGAACGTCGTGTCCAACGGATTGGTATTGGATAAAAATGGCAACAAGATGTCCAAGCGACTTGGAAACGGCGTTGATCCATTTGCGACTATCGACCAATACAGCGCTGATGCCACACGATGGTACATGATCAGCAATGCGGCACCATGGGACAATCTGAAATTTAACGAGGAAGGGCTGGATGAAGTGCGTCGTAAATTTTTCGGCACACTGTACAATACCTACGCCTTCTTTGCCCTGTATGCCAACATTGACAACTTCAGTTACAGCGAGGCCGATATCGCTATCGAGCAACGTCCGGAAATAGATCGTTGGATCATTTCGCTGTTAAACAGTTTGATCAAAGAAGTGGACGAATGCTATGCCGATTACGAGCCAACGAAAGCGGCCCGTGCGATCCAAAATTTTGTGGATGAACACCTCAGTAACTGGTACGTTCGTTTATGTCGCCGCCGCTTTTGGAAAGGAGACTACAGCGACGATAAAATTTCGGCATACCAAACGCTATACACCTGTTTGGATAGCATTGCGAAGCTGATGTCGCCAATCTCGCCGTTTTTCTCGGACAAGCTGTATCTTGATTTGCATGCTGGATCGGGACGGGAGAACCACGAGTCTGTTCATTTGGCGGATTTCCCTGCATTCCACGCGGAACTCGTGGATAAAGACTTGGAAGAACGCATGGCTTTAGCACAGGACATATCGTCGTTGACGCTATCGCTCCGCAAAAAGACCGGCATCAACGTGCGACAACCACTGAACAAAATCTTGGTTCCCGTATTGAATGCTGCATTTCAAACTAAGGTGGAGAAAGTCAAAGAGCTTATCCTCTCGGAGACCAACATCAAGGATATTTCATTCATTACGGATACAACAGGAATCGTAAAAAAGAAAATAAAACCGAATTTTAAAGTTCTTGGCGCGAAAGTTGGTAAGGATATGAAAATCGTTGCCGCAGCCATCCAAGCACTCGACGATAGCCAAATCAATATATTGGAACAGACAGGGGCTTTGGAGCTTACAGGCACGGCATATAGTATCAAACCGGAAGATGTGGAGATTATTGCAGAAGATGTTGCCGGATGGCAGGTCGCAAACATAGGGAAATTAACCGTCGCATTAGACATCAACATTACAGCCGAGCTCAAAAAAGAAGGTCTTTCCCGTGAATTGGTGAATAGAATACAAAACCTTCGTAAAGAGAAAGGACTTGAGGTTACAGATAGAATTCATGTAAACGTAACACAAAATCCTGAAATACAAGATGCTGTCAATAATAATTTGTCGTATATTTGCACCGAAATTCTAGCAGAGTCTTTAGACTTTAAAGAATCCGTGGAGTCTGGAGATACTATCGATATTGATGGTATAGAATTAAAGGTATTTATTGTTAAAATTTAA
- a CDS encoding TraR/DksA family transcriptional regulator, whose translation MGTTNEKTRYSDAELQEFKDIILEKLRIAKEELASLTSTLSNSNANGTDDTAGTYKTLEDGSATLEKEQVNQLAARQKKFIDNLEAALVRIENKTYGICRETGKLIQKERLKAVPHTTLSIEAKNKQY comes from the coding sequence ATGGGAACGACTAACGAAAAAACACGCTACAGTGACGCCGAACTGCAAGAATTTAAAGACATTATTCTTGAAAAGTTGCGTATTGCAAAAGAGGAGTTAGCATCATTGACTTCAACACTGAGCAACAGTAATGCAAATGGCACCGACGATACAGCAGGCACCTACAAAACGCTTGAAGACGGTTCTGCAACCTTAGAAAAGGAGCAAGTCAATCAGCTTGCTGCGCGCCAGAAGAAGTTTATTGACAACTTGGAGGCAGCGTTAGTCCGTATAGAAAACAAAACCTACGGTATCTGTCGGGAAACAGGTAAGCTCATTCAAAAAGAAAGATTGAAAGCTGTACCTCACACGACATTGAGCATCGAAGCGAAAAACAAACAGTATTAA